The DNA segment ACTCTAAAGATTATTTGATGTATAGAATTTGATTCTGTCTTATTGTTCTAGTAACTCAATATACTGGTTCTAACATGGTTGGTATGTGACGGAAATTTCAAAGTCAAGGTCTTGATTTTATTTCCATGTTTAAACCATTGAATTTTCTAGGATTAATGCTCTTCGTTTTGCGATGGTTACAGGTTTAGCAACTCCGATGACCCCATATCCGAAAGCAAAATAACTTCGACCTCATGTGTCCAAAAAGACCGACTATTTCTGTAAAAAGAAAATCCCTATTAAGAAAGCAAGTGAGGTATAGTTAACATCATGGTAcatatattttaatttaatgaaTGGCTAAAATCTTCATCATATCTCTTTCATTCCAGGAACGTGACTGTTCCATCTTGTCCATTTCATATTTAGATTTGGTGGTTCTAGTTTTTAAGTTTCAATGCCAAGAAGTCACAAAATGTTAGGAAATGTATGTGTATACATGCTAAAGACAAAGTTTAACCAGGCATAATAAAATTATTAACTTGGTTTAAAGTTTGTAACTTTTCGGTTAATAAAAAATTGTTGTATATTGAAACTAAATTCTCAAATCACTTAGCCATCTTTTTTTATAAGGCAAAAGCACAACGAACTTGTTTTATTACGCCGATATGGGACGTTTATAGAAACTCTTTTTATTAATGCATAGCCACTTCGGTTAATTTTACATGGATTTTGGTTCATTTCAGTTAGGAACTTGATCGTAGCATAACATAGTTAAACCGTGCCTTGTAGTCTCTAATCTTGTTGTGATTGTAATGATTACACATAAAGATAGATTAATAGCATTTTGATAAAccatttcttttttatttaattgtttaaatCTTCAAGTTGTTTGTCTGCCGTGCTTTTGACTATCGCGTTTCATATTTCCACCATTGCGGTACGGGGTATCGTGTTGTAAGTTGTCGCTCCCGGAACATCGCATGTTTACTACTGGTATAAATAACATTAGAACAAAAGTCCTTTGATAATAATATTATTTTGATATACAATAACAAGCAAATGATAAtcgtaaaaaatgtaaaaaaaaggAAAGTGCATTTATGTTCCTAAAGATGTGATAAACGTTTGAAAAAAGAACAACAAAAAGGTCCacaaaacctccacataccaatATCGTAGAAACACTATATAAATGGACCAAACATTTCATGAACCAAATTAATTCTATCTTATTAGTCCCCTCAAACTATGATGTGCTACAGAATGTTTATGGCTATGTGGATGGCTATGTGCTTGGTACCTATTGCCACCGTATCACCGAATTCAGTGCTGATTAGATCCCTATCACCGGATGATATTGTCGTATACATTCCAAACCACATCATAGTATACCGTGATGGCCGATATGAAAAACTCATCGATTGTGATACCACTCCCGCGGGGATTGATCCTTCTTCCGGAGTTCAATCTAAAGACGTGGTTATCTTACCCGACGCTCCTCTCTCCGCCAGGCTTTACATTCCCAAACCCCAAAACCGCCTAGTCAAAAAGCTACCCCTTTTATTCTACTACCACGGCGGCGGTTTCATATGTGGAACTGCCGCTGAACCAAACACGCATAACTTTTTAAATCTCATCGCGGCGGAATCCAACGCCATAATAGTTTCTGTAGACTACCGAACTGCGCCGGATAATCACATCCCCACAGCCTACGACGATTCATGGGAAGCAATCAAGTGGGCCGCGCAACACGTTGACGGGAATGGACCGGAGTCATGGCTTAACGAATACGCCGATCTCGGACACGTGTTCTTCGCGGGCGTAAGCTCAGGCGCCAATATTGCCCACCAAATGGCAATCCGGGTCGGGTCAGAAAACCTGGGTGGGAGCATAAACCTTGAGGGAATCATCCTGCTCCACCCATTTTTTTGGGGAACAACATCCGTCGGGTCGGAAGATCCGAACTCCGAGTATATTGAGTATGTTGAAATGATATGGACATTTGCCTTCCCCGAAACAAGTGGGCTAGATGACCCGTTTCTTAACCCGGCTATGGATCCGAAACTCTCGAATCTGGGAGGCTCCAAAGTACTTGTTTATGTTGCCGAACTTGATGATTTACGAAACCGGGGGTGGTATTACAAGTACATTTTGGATCAAAGTGGGTGGAAGGGGAAGATAAACGTTATTGAGGACAAAGGGGTGGGGCATGCGTACTTCTTATCCGACCCTTCTCTTGAAAGTACTCAGGCAATGCGCACCAACATTTCTACCTTCATCAACACTTAAGCAGCCTAATTGGTTTCAATACTCACATATATAATCTACAGTTGATCTAGTTTCATGAATAAAGCTGGACCAATCATTCTACGTTTGTCTGTATGCTTTTGTTTTATTCATAGATATAATCTATAGTTAATCTTTCATGAGTAAAGCTGGACCAATATTTCTAGATATTATCATGAATTCATTGGGCCTATTATTTACACCATGGGGCCATCATCATTTAATCGTGTGTTAGGCCATGTCCATCGGGTCGTTTGGCTGCAAATCTGGTCCATAACTTTTGAAATATATGCAATTCCATAAATggcaaatatataaatatatattggTAAGGATGATTACATAACACTAATTATTTCGAAAACAAAAaaactctaaatcactaaattttgggcTTTAAGGTtcgtaatttttttaaattttatatttcttacattcatatgcgtattatatatacataaataaaccatataTTTTTATATACACATAGCatacatacatgtaggtaatttaacctacacatGACCAACATATATGTAAGTTATATAAAAACCGAAAATTTTCCATACTTCGTTTATAATTCTAGTgtaagaaacaataaatcttacatttgta comes from the Helianthus annuus cultivar XRQ/B chromosome 4, HanXRQr2.0-SUNRISE, whole genome shotgun sequence genome and includes:
- the LOC110938258 gene encoding probable carboxylesterase 12 encodes the protein MMCYRMFMAMWMAMCLVPIATVSPNSVLIRSLSPDDIVVYIPNHIIVYRDGRYEKLIDCDTTPAGIDPSSGVQSKDVVILPDAPLSARLYIPKPQNRLVKKLPLLFYYHGGGFICGTAAEPNTHNFLNLIAAESNAIIVSVDYRTAPDNHIPTAYDDSWEAIKWAAQHVDGNGPESWLNEYADLGHVFFAGVSSGANIAHQMAIRVGSENLGGSINLEGIILLHPFFWGTTSVGSEDPNSEYIEYVEMIWTFAFPETSGLDDPFLNPAMDPKLSNLGGSKVLVYVAELDDLRNRGWYYKYILDQSGWKGKINVIEDKGVGHAYFLSDPSLESTQAMRTNISTFINT